One stretch of Candidatus Brocadiaceae bacterium DNA includes these proteins:
- a CDS encoding c-type cytochrome, which translates to MKKVLSFSAIFMATVFGLYLSVPSSMATAGDPKQIYKDTCELCHGPDGKGSEAGKQFGAPDFSNKEYQRTRTDADMKESMTNGTKNANYVPVKDLGVDLADFDGLIALIRTFAE; encoded by the coding sequence TTGAAAAAAGTTCTTAGCTTCTCTGCGATTTTTATGGCTACAGTATTTGGCCTTTACCTTTCTGTTCCCTCTTCTATGGCAACGGCCGGAGATCCGAAGCAGATTTATAAGGATACCTGTGAACTGTGCCATGGCCCCGACGGGAAAGGTTCAGAAGCCGGGAAACAGTTTGGCGCACCGGATTTTTCCAACAAAGAGTACCAAAGAACCAGGACGGATGCGGATATGAAAGAGTCAATGACCAATGGCACAAAAAACGCAAACTACGTGCCGGTAAAAGACCTTGGTGTTGACCTTGCTGATTTTGATGGATTGATAGCTCTTATTCGTACATTTGCAGAATAA